The following coding sequences are from one bacterium window:
- a CDS encoding bifunctional nuclease family protein produces the protein MIEVFVSGLAYDTLSNAPVVLLKERTGNRFLTIWIGPSEAGAIALELSGVSYKRPLTHDLLKSVLNGLDAIVQKVVVSSLKDNTFYAKFYIKASENAIIEIDARPSDSIAMALKMKAPIYISEELDESMIELSPNAEDPDDEADTFLPLDLKKRLRNINPEDFGDFNL, from the coding sequence ATGATTGAGGTATTTGTATCGGGGCTGGCGTACGATACGCTTTCCAATGCTCCGGTCGTTCTTTTGAAAGAACGGACGGGAAACCGTTTTCTGACTATCTGGATCGGACCGAGCGAGGCAGGCGCCATTGCCCTTGAGCTTTCCGGTGTCTCGTACAAGAGGCCTTTGACGCATGATCTTCTTAAGTCGGTCTTGAACGGGCTTGATGCAATAGTTCAGAAAGTTGTCGTGAGCTCGTTGAAAGACAACACATTTTATGCAAAATTTTATATCAAGGCTTCCGAAAACGCTATAATCGAGATCGATGCGAGACCATCCGATTCAATCGCTATGGCGCTGAAAATGAAAGCTCCAATCTATATTTCGGAAGAACTCGATGAGTCGATGATCGAGCTTTCGCCGAATGCCGAAGACCCCGATGATGAGGCTGATACATTTTTACCGCTCGATTTGAAAAAACGTCTCAGGAATATCAATCCTGAGGATTTCGGTGACTTCAACCTGTGA